A single region of the Neisseria zoodegmatis genome encodes:
- the pgaA gene encoding poly-beta-1,6 N-acetyl-D-glucosamine export porin PgaA encodes MKLHKLSLGVAALFAAVPFAASQDIQAERERWALHARSGSAELAESVTQLQKLYAQSSDAKVRADLIALLLRQGKAEEILAVCPDCRMEDYSADELENIAKAARDARRYRVSADYYRQLQEKAPNHKVGYLGSVLASVDAGDYVVAKHFIDAYRKRFGNDKDIQEAEYYLKRQTLTLAELLDEQQRRWDADPANQDAALQLYRTAAKLQLFPLQENIMSRFPQAFTEQDRLWLESAKAATLLRTARFTFDSAQIRSVYKRLSAVVDKAPAGSPLHTQALRDRMAAAVAVGNSKQALRDYRVLSQQGKQPDYVQEQYGRALLMEGSPRKAGKVLEQNWANQVAKQGRPDPELVELLIRKDADLMKFDEGQAKLQHWNARKYTPDFTHSVEIKNPYYANYNYWNARLQAWKGDVKGAKVMMQSWLDEHPADPWGLVLKGELLQLEGHTDQAVQHFEQAREYVSEKDQKWINAKSATAYMEAGNWPAVRDLSTGLESDEVNYGEFLRRRQAETAAQLSVTGTAMKTTSPENGTEWRETTKLESPRSSQGHRAYVVQQHAHVPNHGQALDAGRVGVGAEVNLYPVIVNAEAGRGTRLNDKAYGSVGADYRINDHVSVNAKAAFNSENTPVKAWEQGVYADEYTVNAQYNHSGRTHAGVGAGVMKFDDGNTRRTATLWLAHDIYQYNRWKLTGSMLADYSRNKDTPGAFYYNPKSSKTAGGELALSYTLPLDNDVKWVQTATGGAGRYWQSGAEAKNTWLLKYGHGWSFGRRATLGYEFGRRQAMYDGIPEYENFGNVNLQLKLH; translated from the coding sequence GATTGCTTTGCTGTTGCGCCAAGGCAAGGCGGAAGAAATTTTGGCCGTCTGCCCCGATTGCCGTATGGAAGATTATTCGGCCGACGAGCTCGAAAACATCGCCAAAGCGGCGCGTGATGCCCGCCGTTACCGTGTTTCTGCCGATTATTACCGCCAACTTCAAGAAAAAGCGCCGAACCATAAAGTCGGCTATTTAGGCAGCGTTTTGGCTTCGGTGGATGCGGGCGATTATGTGGTAGCCAAGCATTTTATCGATGCTTACCGCAAGCGTTTCGGCAACGATAAAGATATCCAAGAGGCCGAATATTACCTGAAACGTCAAACCTTAACCCTCGCGGAGTTGTTGGATGAACAGCAGCGCCGTTGGGATGCCGATCCGGCCAATCAAGACGCGGCTTTGCAGCTTTACCGCACCGCCGCCAAATTGCAGCTTTTCCCTTTGCAGGAAAACATTATGTCGCGCTTCCCGCAAGCGTTTACCGAGCAAGACCGATTGTGGTTGGAGTCTGCCAAAGCTGCCACTTTGTTGCGCACCGCCAGATTTACCTTTGATTCGGCTCAGATCCGTTCGGTGTACAAACGCCTGAGTGCGGTGGTGGACAAAGCACCCGCGGGCAGCCCGCTGCATACGCAGGCATTGCGCGACCGCATGGCCGCCGCCGTTGCCGTGGGCAATTCAAAACAGGCATTGCGCGATTACCGTGTGTTGTCGCAACAAGGCAAACAGCCTGATTACGTTCAAGAACAATACGGACGCGCCCTGCTGATGGAGGGCAGCCCGCGCAAGGCAGGCAAGGTGTTGGAGCAAAACTGGGCCAACCAAGTTGCCAAGCAAGGCCGCCCCGATCCCGAATTGGTTGAGTTGCTGATCAGAAAAGACGCCGACCTGATGAAGTTTGATGAAGGTCAGGCCAAGCTCCAGCATTGGAACGCCCGAAAATACACGCCCGACTTTACCCATTCGGTTGAAATCAAAAACCCTTATTACGCCAACTACAACTATTGGAACGCGCGTCTGCAAGCATGGAAAGGCGATGTCAAAGGCGCCAAAGTGATGATGCAGAGCTGGCTCGACGAGCATCCCGCCGACCCGTGGGGGCTGGTGTTGAAAGGCGAACTGCTCCAGCTTGAAGGACATACCGATCAAGCGGTACAGCATTTTGAGCAGGCGCGGGAATATGTGTCGGAAAAAGATCAGAAATGGATTAATGCTAAGTCTGCCACCGCCTATATGGAAGCGGGCAACTGGCCGGCCGTGCGCGATTTATCGACCGGTTTGGAAAGCGATGAAGTGAACTACGGAGAATTCCTCCGCCGCCGCCAAGCCGAAACCGCCGCACAGCTGAGCGTTACCGGCACGGCGATGAAAACTACGTCTCCTGAAAACGGCACCGAATGGCGCGAAACCACCAAGCTCGAAAGCCCGCGCAGCAGCCAAGGCCATCGTGCTTATGTGGTGCAGCAGCATGCCCATGTGCCGAACCACGGCCAAGCGCTGGATGCAGGTCGTGTCGGTGTGGGCGCGGAAGTCAACCTCTATCCGGTAATCGTGAATGCCGAAGCAGGCCGCGGTACCCGTTTGAACGATAAAGCCTACGGCTCGGTCGGTGCCGATTACCGCATCAACGACCATGTGAGCGTGAATGCCAAAGCCGCCTTCAACAGCGAAAACACGCCGGTGAAAGCGTGGGAGCAGGGCGTGTATGCCGATGAATATACCGTCAACGCCCAATACAACCATTCCGGCAGAACCCATGCCGGCGTGGGCGCGGGCGTGATGAAGTTCGACGACGGCAACACCCGCCGCACCGCCACACTCTGGCTTGCCCACGACATCTATCAATACAACCGCTGGAAACTCACCGGCTCGATGCTGGCGGATTACAGCCGCAACAAAGACACGCCCGGAGCGTTTTACTACAACCCGAAAAGCAGCAAAACCGCAGGAGGCGAATTGGCGCTTTCCTACACGTTGCCGCTGGATAACGACGTGAAATGGGTGCAAACCGCCACCGGCGGTGCCGGACGCTACTGGCAGTCGGGCGCCGAAGCTAAAAACACCTGGCTGCTGAAATACGGCCACGGTTGGAGTTTCGGCCGCCGCGCCACGCTGGGATATGAATTCGGCCGCCGCCAAGCCATGTATGACGGCATTCCCGAATACGAGAATTTCGGCAACGTAAACCTCCAGCTCAAGCTCCATTAA
- the pgaB gene encoding poly-beta-1,6-N-acetyl-D-glucosamine N-deacetylase PgaB translates to MKYKSLIAALLLAGGFQAANASDVRYGVMCYHDVIDNNQPPPVFVEDKKDEMQGEIRRSYFPQTITVERLTAHFNWLRDNGYTPVSFKQIEDARAGRGQLPPKPVLLTFDDGYISFYTKIYPLLKAFNYPAVYALVTSWLEVPPGGTIAYGKKKLPRSAFITWEQVREMQKSGLIEIASHTHDLHHSVSGNPYGSQFAAIFPAYRNGRYETQAEYEQRIRHDLQQSVDLIAKHTGTRPNVLVWPYGQFNQTAQKIAAGVGLTNDFTLFDAKLNTIGQPSVGRALIDTESGYPLIKSYLAGEIYEAPHQRAVHVDLGDMYDPDPAVLEKRFDKLIERVYKLGITTVYLQAFADDNHDGVAEAVYFPNRHLKVKADLFSRVAWQLITRSNVKVYAQMPITAFDLGKNYDYIDADKAAAPHSRSLNLSPDSKKNRRAITEIYEDLAYSSRFNGLVFHEGLTVGKEDSRTDADLTGFTDVLKQTVLKYSYNSTNEMKTVRSLAVNGSDTPEAHSRFAEKLARYANHYDFTAISAMPYTLNGQQPGRKEAARWVASLAGAVKRSNVPLDKTFFELQSVNPLTGRPVDPAEMTSWMKLLKKEGVKNLAYHHDDFLNNQPPLKAIKPDFSVQH, encoded by the coding sequence ATGAAATACAAAAGCCTGATTGCCGCCCTGTTGTTGGCCGGCGGTTTCCAAGCCGCCAATGCTTCCGATGTCCGCTACGGCGTGATGTGTTATCACGATGTGATCGACAACAACCAACCGCCGCCCGTGTTTGTGGAAGACAAGAAAGACGAAATGCAAGGCGAAATCCGCCGCAGCTATTTTCCGCAAACCATCACGGTGGAACGACTGACCGCACACTTCAACTGGTTGCGCGACAACGGCTACACGCCCGTCAGCTTCAAGCAGATCGAAGATGCCCGGGCAGGGCGCGGCCAACTGCCGCCCAAACCCGTGCTGCTTACTTTCGACGACGGCTACATCAGCTTCTACACCAAAATCTATCCGCTTCTCAAAGCCTTCAACTATCCGGCCGTCTATGCCTTGGTAACTTCATGGCTGGAAGTTCCGCCCGGCGGCACGATTGCCTACGGCAAGAAAAAGCTGCCGCGCTCGGCTTTCATCACATGGGAGCAGGTGCGTGAAATGCAGAAAAGCGGCTTGATAGAAATCGCCTCGCACACCCACGATCTGCACCACAGCGTTTCGGGCAACCCCTACGGTTCGCAGTTTGCCGCCATTTTTCCGGCCTACCGTAACGGCCGCTACGAAACCCAAGCGGAATACGAACAACGCATCCGCCACGATTTGCAGCAGTCGGTTGATTTGATTGCCAAACACACCGGTACGCGCCCGAACGTGTTGGTATGGCCTTACGGGCAATTTAACCAAACTGCCCAAAAAATCGCTGCCGGTGTCGGCTTAACCAACGATTTCACCCTGTTCGACGCCAAGCTCAACACCATCGGTCAACCCAGCGTCGGAAGGGCTTTGATCGACACCGAATCGGGCTATCCGCTGATTAAATCTTATTTGGCAGGCGAAATCTACGAAGCCCCGCACCAACGAGCCGTGCACGTTGATTTGGGCGATATGTACGACCCCGATCCGGCCGTTTTGGAAAAACGCTTCGACAAACTCATCGAGCGCGTTTACAAACTGGGCATCACCACCGTTTATCTGCAAGCCTTTGCCGACGACAACCACGACGGTGTGGCCGAAGCAGTGTATTTCCCCAACCGCCATCTGAAAGTGAAAGCCGATTTGTTCAGCCGTGTGGCATGGCAGCTGATAACCCGCTCTAACGTGAAGGTATATGCACAGATGCCGATAACCGCGTTCGACTTGGGCAAAAATTACGACTATATCGACGCCGATAAAGCCGCCGCACCGCATTCGCGCTCGTTGAATCTGTCGCCCGACAGCAAAAAAAACCGCCGCGCCATTACCGAGATTTATGAAGATTTGGCATACAGCAGCCGTTTTAACGGTTTGGTCTTTCACGAAGGCTTAACAGTCGGCAAAGAAGACAGCCGCACAGATGCCGACCTTACCGGCTTTACCGACGTGCTCAAACAAACGGTTCTCAAATACAGCTACAACAGCACCAACGAAATGAAAACCGTGCGCAGCCTGGCCGTAAACGGTTCGGATACGCCCGAAGCGCACAGCCGTTTTGCCGAAAAGCTCGCCCGTTATGCCAATCATTACGACTTCACGGCGATTTCGGCCATGCCCTACACCCTGAACGGCCAGCAGCCCGGCCGCAAAGAAGCGGCACGTTGGGTGGCAAGTTTGGCCGGAGCGGTAAAACGCAGCAATGTTCCCTTAGATAAAACCTTTTTTGAATTGCAGTCGGTCAACCCGCTGACCGGCCGCCCCGTCGATCCCGCCGAAATGACCTCTTGGATGAAACTTTTGAAAAAGGAAGGCGTGAAAAATCTGGCCTACCACCACGATGACTTTCTCAACAACCAACCGCCGTTAAAAGCCATTAAGCCCGACTTCTCAGTCCAACATTAA